In Rhinoraja longicauda isolate Sanriku21f chromosome 27, sRhiLon1.1, whole genome shotgun sequence, one DNA window encodes the following:
- the LOC144606854 gene encoding uncharacterized protein LOC144606854 isoform X3, translating to MRSGSDIQTWEPGSSKRQRRRAQNFTDTDLQTLLNEMQPRRDRLLGVHGRKPQKSISRAMWREVAMALNATSLTSRTADQCRKKFNDLTRAGKEKLMHNAREVQECKGYIPNIKELTPYEDQAVELVGRECGLAVVADGEIGVTLKATEPSQQWGPEEDDDDDDDEDDDDDKLCFLIDYDDEEEDEDVESKPDRESLQLDPSPCSTGPAPSIPTSSNMAFPLPYSSSDALTRARLDSISEEDALGDAQDVREPYNWAVYEDVSSSQQRPRRRMHPVSEPWDSDLSGTRPKRRMFNEHLAYLQPLRSIFEDVQHLTTVTLESTALICSSIKEAFASLQTSMEHVAASLETAAHLHLRNTQEPLRAPAEAQSTAMTMIGERIDGTLHAGFQALGSGIQTALSQGFQELIAAIRPTVPLVNGNTNAGPSAAEANSQDTITRQRSGLPPLSTRASEFRKQCQSAHTGAQEMQAAAAPSQEQAARGGGGPVLLRSHDPFVAQE from the exons ATGA GATCTGGGAGTGACATCCAGACCTGGGAGCCTGGCAGTTCAAAGAGGCAGAGAAGAAGGGCTCAAAATTTTACCGACACCGACCTCCAGACGCTTCTAAATGAGATGCAGCCAAGGAGAGACAGACTGCTGGGTGTACATGGAAGAAAACCACAGAAATCTATTTCACGTGCCATGTGGAGAGAGGTGGCAATGGCACTAAACGCCACCTCTCTCACCTCAAGGACTGCAGACCAGTGTCGGAAGAAGTTCAATGACCTGACCAGAGCAGGCAAG GAAAAACTAATGCACAACGCGCGCGAGGTACAGGAATGCAAAGGGTACATCCCCAACATTAAGGAGCTCACCCCTTATGAGGATCAGGCTGTGGAGTTGGTGGGTAGAGAGTGTGGTCTTGCAGTGGTGGCGGACGGTGAGATTGGTGTGACGCTGAAGGCTACAG AGCCTTCACAGCAGTGGGGTCCAGAGGAggatgatgacgatgatgatgacgaggatgatgatgatgataagctCTGCTTCTTAATTGACTACGATGatgaggaggaggatgaggatgttgaaagCAAACCGGATCGTGAGTCCTTGCAACTTGATCCATCTCCGTGTTCCACAGGTCCAGCCCCTTCCATCCCAACCTCATCGAACATGGCTTTCCCACTCCCCTACTCCAGCTCCGATGCGCTCACCAGAGCACGGTTGGATAGCATCAGTGAGGAGGATGCATTGGGCGATGCCCAAGATGTCAGGGAACCATATAACTGGGCAGTGTACGAGGATGTGTCATCTTCACAGCAGAGGCCGAGAAGAAGGATGCATCCTGTCTCGGAGCCGTGGGACTCTGACCTGTCGGGGACTCGGCCAAAGCGAAGGATGTTCAACGAGCATCTTGCATACTTGCAGCCCCTGCGATCGATATTCGAGGATGTGCAGCACCTGACCACCGTGACGCTGGAATCCACAGCCCTCATCTGCAGCAGTATCAAGGAAGCTTTCGCTTCCCTGCAGACGTCGATGGAGCATGTGGCAGCTTCACTTGAAACTGCTGCACACCTTCATCTCCGTAACACCCAGGAACCACTCCGTGCCCCTGCTGAGGCACAAAGTACAGCCATGACCATGATAGGGGAGAGAATAGATGGCACCCTACACGCTGGCTTTCAGGCTCTGGGATCGGGGATACAGACCGCTCTGTCGCAGGGCTTTCAGGAACTTATAGCTGCCATTAGACCAACCGTTCCTCTGGTCAACGGGAACACAAATGCAGGGCCCAGTGCAGctgaggccaattctcaggaCACAATCACCAGGCAGAGGTCTGGCCTGCCCCCTCTCAGTACCAGAGCATCAGAGTTTAGGAAACAATGTCAGTCGGCACATACAGGAGCTCAGGAGATGCAGGCAGCAGCTGCTCCCAGCCAGGAGCAGGCAGCCCGAGGAGGAGGTGGACCTGTCTTGCTCCGGTCTCACGACCCATTTGTGGCACAGGAATAG
- the LOC144606854 gene encoding uncharacterized protein LOC144606854 isoform X2 — MEMPSTFRSRLANCLKSAEHLNDISSNGGSGSDIQTWEPGSSKRQRRRAQNFTDTDLQTLLNEMQPRRDRLLGVHGRKPQKSISRAMWREVAMALNATSLTSRTADQCRKKFNDLTRAGKEKLMHNAREVQECKGYIPNIKELTPYEDQAVELVGRECGLAVVADGEIGVTLKATEPSQQWGPEEDDDDDDDEDDDDDKLCFLIDYDDEEEDEDVESKPDRESLQLDPSPCSTGPAPSIPTSSNMAFPLPYSSSDALTRARLDSISEEDALGDAQDVREPYNWAVYEDVSSSQQRPRRRMHPVSEPWDSDLSGTRPKRRMFNEHLAYLQPLRSIFEDVQHLTTVTLESTALICSSIKEAFASLQTSMEHVAASLETAAHLHLRNTQEPLRAPAEAQSTAMTMIGERIDGTLHAGFQALGSGIQTALSQGFQELIAAIRPTVPLVNGNTNAGPSAAEANSQDTITRQRSGLPPLSTRASEFRKQCQSAHTGAQEMQAAAAPSQEQAARGGGGPVLLRSHDPFVAQE; from the exons ATGGAGATGCCAAGCACCTTCAGGAGTCGACTGGCAAACTGCCTGAAATCAGCAGAGCATTTAAATGA CATTTCTTCCAATGGAGGATCTGGGAGTGACATCCAGACCTGGGAGCCTGGCAGTTCAAAGAGGCAGAGAAGAAGGGCTCAAAATTTTACCGACACCGACCTCCAGACGCTTCTAAATGAGATGCAGCCAAGGAGAGACAGACTGCTGGGTGTACATGGAAGAAAACCACAGAAATCTATTTCACGTGCCATGTGGAGAGAGGTGGCAATGGCACTAAACGCCACCTCTCTCACCTCAAGGACTGCAGACCAGTGTCGGAAGAAGTTCAATGACCTGACCAGAGCAGGCAAG GAAAAACTAATGCACAACGCGCGCGAGGTACAGGAATGCAAAGGGTACATCCCCAACATTAAGGAGCTCACCCCTTATGAGGATCAGGCTGTGGAGTTGGTGGGTAGAGAGTGTGGTCTTGCAGTGGTGGCGGACGGTGAGATTGGTGTGACGCTGAAGGCTACAG AGCCTTCACAGCAGTGGGGTCCAGAGGAggatgatgacgatgatgatgacgaggatgatgatgatgataagctCTGCTTCTTAATTGACTACGATGatgaggaggaggatgaggatgttgaaagCAAACCGGATCGTGAGTCCTTGCAACTTGATCCATCTCCGTGTTCCACAGGTCCAGCCCCTTCCATCCCAACCTCATCGAACATGGCTTTCCCACTCCCCTACTCCAGCTCCGATGCGCTCACCAGAGCACGGTTGGATAGCATCAGTGAGGAGGATGCATTGGGCGATGCCCAAGATGTCAGGGAACCATATAACTGGGCAGTGTACGAGGATGTGTCATCTTCACAGCAGAGGCCGAGAAGAAGGATGCATCCTGTCTCGGAGCCGTGGGACTCTGACCTGTCGGGGACTCGGCCAAAGCGAAGGATGTTCAACGAGCATCTTGCATACTTGCAGCCCCTGCGATCGATATTCGAGGATGTGCAGCACCTGACCACCGTGACGCTGGAATCCACAGCCCTCATCTGCAGCAGTATCAAGGAAGCTTTCGCTTCCCTGCAGACGTCGATGGAGCATGTGGCAGCTTCACTTGAAACTGCTGCACACCTTCATCTCCGTAACACCCAGGAACCACTCCGTGCCCCTGCTGAGGCACAAAGTACAGCCATGACCATGATAGGGGAGAGAATAGATGGCACCCTACACGCTGGCTTTCAGGCTCTGGGATCGGGGATACAGACCGCTCTGTCGCAGGGCTTTCAGGAACTTATAGCTGCCATTAGACCAACCGTTCCTCTGGTCAACGGGAACACAAATGCAGGGCCCAGTGCAGctgaggccaattctcaggaCACAATCACCAGGCAGAGGTCTGGCCTGCCCCCTCTCAGTACCAGAGCATCAGAGTTTAGGAAACAATGTCAGTCGGCACATACAGGAGCTCAGGAGATGCAGGCAGCAGCTGCTCCCAGCCAGGAGCAGGCAGCCCGAGGAGGAGGTGGACCTGTCTTGCTCCGGTCTCACGACCCATTTGTGGCACAGGAATAG
- the LOC144606854 gene encoding uncharacterized protein LOC144606854 isoform X1 — MRTRAEPPRRRHLGASSPQGEQPMEMPSTFRSRLANCLKSAEHLNDISSNGGSGSDIQTWEPGSSKRQRRRAQNFTDTDLQTLLNEMQPRRDRLLGVHGRKPQKSISRAMWREVAMALNATSLTSRTADQCRKKFNDLTRAGKEKLMHNAREVQECKGYIPNIKELTPYEDQAVELVGRECGLAVVADGEIGVTLKATEPSQQWGPEEDDDDDDDEDDDDDKLCFLIDYDDEEEDEDVESKPDRESLQLDPSPCSTGPAPSIPTSSNMAFPLPYSSSDALTRARLDSISEEDALGDAQDVREPYNWAVYEDVSSSQQRPRRRMHPVSEPWDSDLSGTRPKRRMFNEHLAYLQPLRSIFEDVQHLTTVTLESTALICSSIKEAFASLQTSMEHVAASLETAAHLHLRNTQEPLRAPAEAQSTAMTMIGERIDGTLHAGFQALGSGIQTALSQGFQELIAAIRPTVPLVNGNTNAGPSAAEANSQDTITRQRSGLPPLSTRASEFRKQCQSAHTGAQEMQAAAAPSQEQAARGGGGPVLLRSHDPFVAQE, encoded by the exons ATGCGCACCCGTGCGGAGCCGCCGCGCCGCCGCCATCTTGGAGCCTCCTCTCCTCAG GGTGAACAGCCAATGGAGATGCCAAGCACCTTCAGGAGTCGACTGGCAAACTGCCTGAAATCAGCAGAGCATTTAAATGA CATTTCTTCCAATGGAGGATCTGGGAGTGACATCCAGACCTGGGAGCCTGGCAGTTCAAAGAGGCAGAGAAGAAGGGCTCAAAATTTTACCGACACCGACCTCCAGACGCTTCTAAATGAGATGCAGCCAAGGAGAGACAGACTGCTGGGTGTACATGGAAGAAAACCACAGAAATCTATTTCACGTGCCATGTGGAGAGAGGTGGCAATGGCACTAAACGCCACCTCTCTCACCTCAAGGACTGCAGACCAGTGTCGGAAGAAGTTCAATGACCTGACCAGAGCAGGCAAG GAAAAACTAATGCACAACGCGCGCGAGGTACAGGAATGCAAAGGGTACATCCCCAACATTAAGGAGCTCACCCCTTATGAGGATCAGGCTGTGGAGTTGGTGGGTAGAGAGTGTGGTCTTGCAGTGGTGGCGGACGGTGAGATTGGTGTGACGCTGAAGGCTACAG AGCCTTCACAGCAGTGGGGTCCAGAGGAggatgatgacgatgatgatgacgaggatgatgatgatgataagctCTGCTTCTTAATTGACTACGATGatgaggaggaggatgaggatgttgaaagCAAACCGGATCGTGAGTCCTTGCAACTTGATCCATCTCCGTGTTCCACAGGTCCAGCCCCTTCCATCCCAACCTCATCGAACATGGCTTTCCCACTCCCCTACTCCAGCTCCGATGCGCTCACCAGAGCACGGTTGGATAGCATCAGTGAGGAGGATGCATTGGGCGATGCCCAAGATGTCAGGGAACCATATAACTGGGCAGTGTACGAGGATGTGTCATCTTCACAGCAGAGGCCGAGAAGAAGGATGCATCCTGTCTCGGAGCCGTGGGACTCTGACCTGTCGGGGACTCGGCCAAAGCGAAGGATGTTCAACGAGCATCTTGCATACTTGCAGCCCCTGCGATCGATATTCGAGGATGTGCAGCACCTGACCACCGTGACGCTGGAATCCACAGCCCTCATCTGCAGCAGTATCAAGGAAGCTTTCGCTTCCCTGCAGACGTCGATGGAGCATGTGGCAGCTTCACTTGAAACTGCTGCACACCTTCATCTCCGTAACACCCAGGAACCACTCCGTGCCCCTGCTGAGGCACAAAGTACAGCCATGACCATGATAGGGGAGAGAATAGATGGCACCCTACACGCTGGCTTTCAGGCTCTGGGATCGGGGATACAGACCGCTCTGTCGCAGGGCTTTCAGGAACTTATAGCTGCCATTAGACCAACCGTTCCTCTGGTCAACGGGAACACAAATGCAGGGCCCAGTGCAGctgaggccaattctcaggaCACAATCACCAGGCAGAGGTCTGGCCTGCCCCCTCTCAGTACCAGAGCATCAGAGTTTAGGAAACAATGTCAGTCGGCACATACAGGAGCTCAGGAGATGCAGGCAGCAGCTGCTCCCAGCCAGGAGCAGGCAGCCCGAGGAGGAGGTGGACCTGTCTTGCTCCGGTCTCACGACCCATTTGTGGCACAGGAATAG